A window from Culex pipiens pallens isolate TS chromosome 3, TS_CPP_V2, whole genome shotgun sequence encodes these proteins:
- the LOC120415957 gene encoding general odorant-binding protein 72-like: protein MSWRSIMLVTVTSMVLLLANSVDSYATMEQLSKSGDMMRSVCMNKAKPSLEHVEGLPSGKFPESKEIMCYANCVLELMQAMRRGKIVADSAMKQADLLIPPEYAEPTKRAFDTCRHAGDGVKNNCEVAYALLKCLHKHNPKFFFP, encoded by the exons ATGAGCTGGCGAAGTATCATGCTGGTGACTGTCACCAGCATGGTACTATTGCTTGCCAACTCTGTGGATAGT TACGCCACAATGGAACAGCTGAGCAAATCAGGCGACATGATGCGATCAGTTTGCATGAACAAAGCGAAACCCTCTTTGGAGCACGTAGAAGGTCTTCCCTCGGGGAAATTCCCGGAAAGCAAGGAGATCATGTGCTACGCAAACTGTGTGCTTGAGCTGATGCAAGCT ATGCGCAGAGGTAAAATAGTCGCCGACAGTGCTATGAAGCAAGCTGATTTGCTGATCCCTCCAGAATACGCGGAACCTACCAAGAGGGCATTCGATACATGCCGACATGCAGGCGATGGGGTCAAGAACAACTGTGAAGTTGCTTATGCATTGCTCAAGTGCTTGCACAAGCATAATCCGAAATTTTTCTTCCCCTAA